One Gloeobacter morelensis MG652769 DNA window includes the following coding sequences:
- the psbA gene encoding photosystem II q(b) protein: MTATLERRSSQGLWDRFADWVTSTNNRFYVGWFGVLMIPTLLSATICFIVAFVAAPPVDMDGIREPISGSLLYGNNIITGAVIPSSNAIGLHFYPIWEAASMDEWLYNGGPYQLVVFHFLIGVFCYLGREWELSYRLGLRPWICIAYSAPVAAATAVFLVYPIGQGSFSDGMPLGISGTFNFMFVFQAEHNILNHPFHMLGVAGVFGGSLFSAMHGSLVTSSLIRETSMEESQNYGYKFGQEEETYNIIAAHGYFGRLIFQYASFNNSRSLHFFLAAWPVIGIWFTALGVSVMAFNLNGFNFNSSIVDSQGRAIYTWADIVNRANLGMEVMHERNAHNFPLDLAGSESAPVAVGNADLNG, from the coding sequence ATGACTGCAACACTCGAGCGTCGTTCTTCACAGGGTCTGTGGGACCGCTTCGCCGATTGGGTGACCTCCACCAACAACCGCTTCTACGTCGGTTGGTTCGGCGTGCTGATGATCCCCACCCTGCTTTCGGCCACCATTTGCTTCATCGTCGCCTTTGTCGCCGCCCCGCCGGTGGACATGGACGGCATCCGCGAACCGATTTCAGGCTCGCTGCTGTACGGCAACAACATCATCACCGGCGCGGTGATTCCTTCTTCCAACGCCATCGGTCTGCATTTTTACCCGATTTGGGAAGCGGCTTCGATGGACGAGTGGCTCTACAACGGTGGTCCTTACCAGCTGGTGGTTTTTCACTTTCTCATTGGGGTGTTTTGCTACCTGGGCCGCGAGTGGGAACTGAGCTACCGTTTGGGCCTGCGTCCTTGGATTTGCATTGCCTACAGTGCTCCTGTGGCGGCGGCGACGGCGGTATTTTTGGTTTACCCGATTGGGCAGGGCAGCTTCAGTGACGGTATGCCGCTGGGCATTTCGGGCACGTTCAACTTCATGTTTGTGTTTCAGGCGGAGCACAACATTCTGAATCATCCGTTCCACATGCTGGGAGTGGCGGGTGTGTTCGGCGGTTCGCTGTTCAGTGCGATGCACGGTTCTTTGGTGACGTCGAGCCTGATACGTGAGACGTCGATGGAAGAGTCTCAGAACTACGGCTACAAGTTTGGTCAGGAGGAGGAGACGTACAACATCATAGCGGCGCATGGATATTTTGGCCGCTTGATCTTCCAGTACGCGAGCTTCAACAACAGCCGCAGTTTGCACTTTTTCTTGGCTGCGTGGCCGGTGATTGGGATTTGGTTCACGGCGCTGGGTGTTTCGGTGATGGCGTTCAACCTGAACGGCTTCAACTTCAACAGCAGCATTGTGGATTCTCAGGGTCGGGCGATTTACACGTGGGCGGACATCGTCAACCGGGCGAATCTGGGCATGGAAGTGATGCACGAGCGCAACGCTCACAACTTCCCCTTGGATTTGGCGGGTAGCGAATCGGCTCCGGTGGCGGTGGGCAACGCCGACCTCAACGGCTAA
- a CDS encoding long-chain acyl-[acyl-carrier-protein] reductase, translating to MFGLIGHLTNLSHAQRVARDLGYDEYASHDLEFWCMAPPQAVDEITITSVTGQVIHGQYVESCFLPEMLAQGRFKTAMRKILNAMALVQKRGIDITALGGFSSIIFENFSLDKLLNVRDITLDIQRFTTGNTHTAYILCQQVEQGAVRYGIDLAKATVAVVGATGDIGSAVCRWLTDRADIHELLLVARDAERLDRLQQELDTGRILPVEEALPKADIVVWVASMNQGMAIDPASLRTPCLLIDGGYPKNMAGTLQRPGIHILDGGMVEHSLDIDWQIMSFLNVPNPARQFFACFAESMLLEFEGLHFNFSWGRNHITVEKMAQIGSLSKKHGFRPLLEPSQRSGELVHG from the coding sequence ATGTTTGGCCTGATCGGACACTTGACCAACCTTTCCCACGCCCAGCGGGTCGCCCGCGACCTGGGCTACGACGAGTATGCGAGCCACGACCTCGAATTCTGGTGCATGGCCCCTCCCCAGGCGGTCGATGAGATTACCATCACCAGCGTCACCGGTCAGGTGATCCACGGCCAGTACGTCGAATCGTGCTTCCTGCCGGAGATGCTCGCCCAGGGCCGCTTCAAGACCGCCATGCGCAAGATTCTCAACGCCATGGCCCTGGTGCAGAAGCGCGGCATCGACATCACGGCCCTGGGAGGCTTCTCGTCGATCATCTTCGAGAATTTCAGCCTCGATAAATTGCTCAACGTCCGCGACATCACCCTCGACATCCAGCGCTTCACCACCGGCAACACCCACACGGCCTACATCCTTTGCCAGCAGGTCGAGCAGGGGGCGGTGCGCTACGGCATCGATCTGGCCAAAGCGACCGTGGCAGTGGTCGGGGCCACCGGTGATATCGGCAGCGCCGTCTGCCGATGGCTCACCGACCGTGCCGACATCCACGAACTCTTGCTGGTGGCCCGCGACGCCGAAAGGCTCGACCGGTTGCAGCAGGAACTCGACACCGGCCGGATCCTGCCGGTCGAAGAAGCACTTCCCAAAGCCGATATCGTCGTCTGGGTCGCTTCGATGAACCAGGGTATGGCCATCGACCCCGCCAGCCTGCGCACCCCCTGCCTGCTCATCGACGGCGGCTACCCCAAGAACATGGCCGGCACCCTGCAGCGCCCGGGCATCCATATCCTCGACGGCGGCATGGTCGAGCACTCGCTCGACATCGACTGGCAGATCATGTCGTTTCTAAATGTGCCCAACCCCGCCCGCCAGTTCTTCGCCTGCTTCGCCGAGTCGATGCTGCTCGAATTCGAAGGGCTTCACTTCAATTTTTCCTGGGGTCGCAACCACATCACCGTCGAGAAGATGGCCCAGATCGGCTCGCTGTCTAAAAAACATGGCTTTCGGCCCCTACTTGAACCCAGTCAGCGCAGCGGCGAACTCGTACACGGATAA
- the pnp gene encoding polyribonucleotide nucleotidyltransferase: MIEYRKSVTVHGREIGLSTGVLAQLAGGSVLVQSGETAVLVTATMASKPREGIDFFPLLVDYEERLYAAGRIPGSFVRREGRPPEKAILAARLIDRPLRPLFPKGFINDVQIVATVLALDMNVPPDILAILGASTATMLAGIPFDGPVAATRVGLMGDDFIINPTYKEIEEGELDLVVAGTKNGIMMVEAGANCLPEEDIIDAIDYGYEAVQAMLTAQEEFIRELKIEPMAFAAPANDPVLVSFVEEKASEAVAEVLRSFELSKDERDAKLDAIEAELGATFAGLGEEDPLREKAAANASKLAALFKSTTKKLMRKQILVEGKRVDGRSLDEVRPISSAVRVIPRVHGCGLFTRGTTQVLSVVTLGTASDAQELDDLHPDESKRYMHHYNFPGFSVGEVKPLRGVGRREVGHGALAERAIVPILPEHEQFPYVIRVVSEVLSSNGSTSMGSVCASTLALMDAGVPIREPVSGVAMGLIKEGDEVRILTDIQGIEDFLGDMDFKVAGTRDGITALQMDIKIQGITLQILEAAIQQSKAGRLHILEKMLIAIDKPRVELSPYAPRLLTLKIPVDMIGLVIGPGGKTIKRIVEETGAKVDIEDDGTVVVSSIDGAKALAAKQIIEGMTRTVEVDKVYLGTVTRIIPNLGAFVEVMPGKEGLVHISQLAEHRVRKVEDELNVGDEVVVKVKEIDQKGRINLTRRGIHPSEVEEARGQ, translated from the coding sequence CCTGGCGCAGCTGGCGGGCGGTTCGGTGTTGGTGCAGTCGGGGGAGACTGCGGTACTGGTGACGGCCACGATGGCCAGCAAACCCCGGGAGGGGATCGATTTCTTTCCATTGCTGGTGGATTACGAAGAACGCCTGTACGCGGCTGGACGAATTCCAGGCAGTTTCGTGCGCCGCGAAGGCCGCCCGCCCGAAAAAGCGATTCTTGCCGCCCGCCTGATTGACCGGCCGCTTCGGCCCCTCTTTCCCAAGGGCTTCATCAACGACGTGCAGATCGTGGCGACGGTGCTTGCCCTCGACATGAACGTACCGCCGGATATCCTCGCCATCCTCGGCGCCTCGACGGCAACGATGCTCGCGGGCATCCCCTTCGACGGGCCGGTGGCGGCTACCCGCGTCGGTTTGATGGGCGACGATTTCATCATCAACCCCACCTACAAAGAGATCGAAGAGGGCGAACTCGACCTGGTGGTGGCCGGTACCAAAAACGGGATCATGATGGTCGAGGCCGGGGCCAACTGCCTGCCGGAGGAGGACATCATCGATGCCATCGACTACGGCTACGAAGCGGTCCAGGCGATGCTCACCGCCCAGGAGGAGTTCATCCGCGAACTGAAGATCGAGCCGATGGCCTTCGCCGCCCCCGCCAACGACCCGGTGCTGGTTTCCTTTGTCGAAGAGAAAGCTTCCGAGGCAGTCGCCGAGGTGCTGCGCAGCTTCGAGCTGAGCAAAGACGAGCGCGACGCCAAACTCGACGCCATCGAGGCAGAACTGGGGGCCACCTTTGCCGGCCTGGGCGAAGAAGACCCCCTGCGCGAGAAAGCGGCCGCCAATGCCAGCAAGTTGGCGGCGCTGTTCAAATCCACCACCAAAAAGCTGATGCGCAAGCAGATCCTGGTGGAGGGCAAACGCGTCGACGGCCGTTCCCTCGACGAGGTGCGTCCCATCTCAAGCGCCGTGCGGGTGATCCCGCGGGTGCACGGTTGTGGACTGTTCACCCGGGGCACCACCCAGGTGCTCTCGGTGGTGACCCTGGGTACCGCCTCCGACGCCCAGGAACTCGACGATCTGCACCCGGACGAGTCCAAGCGCTACATGCACCACTACAACTTTCCGGGTTTTTCGGTGGGTGAAGTGAAGCCCCTGCGCGGCGTCGGCCGCCGCGAAGTGGGCCATGGTGCCCTCGCCGAGCGCGCCATCGTGCCGATCCTGCCCGAGCACGAGCAGTTTCCTTACGTCATCCGCGTCGTCTCCGAGGTGCTCTCCTCCAACGGTTCGACTTCGATGGGCTCGGTGTGCGCCTCGACCCTCGCCCTGATGGATGCCGGGGTGCCCATCCGCGAACCGGTCTCCGGGGTAGCGATGGGTCTGATCAAAGAAGGCGACGAAGTGCGCATCCTCACCGACATCCAGGGCATCGAAGATTTTCTGGGGGACATGGACTTCAAGGTGGCGGGCACCCGCGACGGGATCACCGCGCTGCAGATGGACATCAAAATCCAGGGGATCACCCTGCAGATCCTCGAAGCTGCCATCCAGCAGTCCAAGGCGGGCCGGCTGCACATCCTGGAGAAGATGTTGATCGCCATCGACAAACCGCGGGTCGAACTGTCGCCCTACGCGCCGCGCCTGCTCACCCTCAAGATCCCGGTCGACATGATCGGTCTGGTGATCGGTCCCGGCGGTAAGACGATCAAGCGCATCGTCGAGGAGACCGGCGCCAAGGTCGATATCGAAGACGACGGCACCGTGGTGGTTTCTTCGATAGACGGAGCGAAGGCTCTGGCTGCCAAGCAGATCATCGAGGGGATGACCCGCACCGTCGAAGTCGACAAAGTCTATCTGGGCACCGTCACCCGGATCATCCCCAACCTGGGGGCTTTCGTCGAAGTCATGCCCGGCAAAGAGGGCTTAGTGCATATCTCACAGCTTGCTGAGCACCGGGTGCGCAAAGTCGAAGACGAACTGAACGTCGGCGACGAAGTCGTCGTAAAAGTCAAAGAGATCGATCAAAAAGGCCGCATCAATCTCACCCGCCGGGGAATCCACCCGAGCGAGGTCGAGGAGGCGCGGGGGCAGTGA
- a CDS encoding aldehyde oxygenase (deformylating): MNRTAPSSATLDYRSDTYRDAYSRINAIVLEGEREAHANYLALAEMLPDHAEALKKLAAMENRHFKGFQSCARNLEVTPDDPFARAYFEQLDGNFQQAAAEGDITTCMVIQALIIECFAIAAYNVYIPVADAFARKVTEGVVKDEYTHLNFGQQWLKEHFATVREGIERANAQNLPIVWRMLNAVEADTEVLQMDKEAIVEDFMIAYGEALGDIGFSMREVMKMSARGLASAPRQ, translated from the coding sequence GTGAACCGAACCGCACCGTCCAGCGCCACGCTCGATTACCGCTCCGACACCTACCGCGATGCGTACTCCCGCATCAACGCCATCGTCCTCGAAGGTGAGCGGGAAGCCCACGCCAATTACCTCGCCCTCGCTGAGATGCTGCCGGACCATGCCGAGGCGCTCAAAAAACTGGCCGCGATGGAAAATCGCCACTTCAAAGGCTTCCAGTCCTGTGCCCGTAACCTCGAAGTCACGCCGGACGACCCGTTTGCAAGGGCCTACTTCGAACAGCTCGACGGCAACTTTCAGCAGGCGGCCGCAGAGGGGGATATCACCACCTGCATGGTCATCCAGGCACTGATTATCGAGTGCTTCGCAATCGCAGCCTACAACGTCTACATTCCGGTGGCCGACGCGTTCGCGCGCAAGGTGACCGAGGGCGTCGTCAAGGACGAGTACACCCACCTCAACTTCGGTCAGCAGTGGCTCAAAGAGCACTTCGCGACCGTGCGCGAGGGCATCGAGCGCGCCAACGCCCAGAATCTGCCCATCGTCTGGCGGATGCTCAACGCCGTTGAAGCGGACACCGAAGTGCTGCAGATGGATAAAGAAGCGATCGTCGAAGACTTTATGATCGCCTATGGTGAAGCGCTCGGCGACATCGGATTTTCGATGCGCGAGGTGATGAAGATGTCCGCCCGCGGCCTTGCCTCAGCCCCCCGCCAGTGA
- a CDS encoding diacylglycerol/polyprenol kinase family protein yields the protein MNEDAVIAWWWQVALIGLYVGSVLGIAQWLASRGMTDERTRKFVHIATGNIILLAWWIAVPLWLALAFGATFCAVTLLSYRYRFLGSVGGVDRKSWGTFFYSLSITLLIAFYWPQNLQVVAAVGILAMTWGDAVAALVGQTWGRREYKVLGMRKTAEGSLAMAVVSFAVCLLLLGFTCGWSLPMVLSALAIAVAATGLEVISVGGIDNLTVPLGSALLTQGLIQAFL from the coding sequence GTGAACGAGGATGCGGTGATCGCTTGGTGGTGGCAGGTTGCCCTGATTGGCCTGTACGTGGGCAGTGTGCTGGGGATTGCCCAGTGGCTTGCCTCTCGGGGAATGACCGACGAGCGCACCCGCAAATTTGTCCACATCGCCACCGGCAATATCATTTTGCTGGCCTGGTGGATCGCAGTGCCGCTGTGGCTCGCCTTGGCCTTTGGAGCAACTTTTTGTGCCGTGACGTTGCTTTCTTATCGCTACCGGTTTTTGGGGAGCGTCGGCGGGGTGGACCGCAAAAGTTGGGGGACATTCTTTTATTCACTGAGTATTACGCTGCTGATTGCCTTCTACTGGCCCCAGAATCTGCAGGTGGTGGCGGCGGTGGGCATCCTCGCGATGACCTGGGGCGATGCCGTAGCCGCTTTGGTGGGCCAAACCTGGGGACGGCGCGAATACAAAGTGCTGGGTATGCGCAAGACCGCGGAAGGATCACTGGCGATGGCCGTGGTGAGCTTTGCCGTTTGCCTGTTGCTTCTGGGTTTTACTTGCGGGTGGAGCCTGCCTATGGTGCTGAGTGCTCTCGCCATTGCCGTTGCTGCCACGGGTTTGGAAGTCATCTCAGTGGGCGGCATCGATAATTTGACGGTGCCTCTGGGCAGTGCTTTGCTGACGCAGGGCCTCATTCAGGCATTTTTATAA